Proteins encoded within one genomic window of Humulus lupulus chromosome 1, drHumLupu1.1, whole genome shotgun sequence:
- the LOC133803935 gene encoding 4-alpha-glucanotransferase, chloroplastic/amyloplastic isoform X2 produces MAISTSLSPSFSLLSTSKTYNSSLSSVPATSLFSRFQLRPRIPLLRCHFKNDTVSLLPGVGEDLPLDYGERFPKPDPRDRRRAGVLLHPTSFHGPHGIGDLGDEAFRFIDWLHQAGCSVWQVLPLVPPGRRANEEGSPYSGQDANCGNTLLISLEELVKDGLLKKEELPKPVEAERVNFITVAEMKESLITKAAERLIQSKGDLKNQLEDFRSDPDISSWLEDAAYFAAIDNIQNTFSWYLWPEPLKNRHLTALENIYQNEKNFQFLFQRQWQKVCKYAQSKGVSIMGDMPIYVGYHSADVWANRKQFLLNRNGFPLLVSGVPPDAFSETGQLWDSPLYNWKAMEKDGFSWWIRRLRRAQDLYDEFRIDHFRGFAGFWAVPSEAKIAMVGRWKAGPGKSLFDAISGAVGKINIIAEDLGVITEDVIELRKSIGAPGMAVLQFGFGSDAANPHLPHNHERNQVVYTGTHDNDTICGWWNVLPEEEKSNVRKYLSITNEDDISWELIKAALSSVAQTTIIPMQDILRLGNSSRMNIPATQFGNWSWRIPSSTNFDKLENETSALKDMLSLYGRL; encoded by the exons atggCAATCTCAACCTCACTCTCCCCTTCTTTCTCTCTGCTTTCCACTTCCAAAACCTACAATTCATCTCTCTCCTCAGTCCCCGCTACGTCTCTATTCTCTCGTTTCCAGCTCCGACCCAGAATTCCTTTGCTCCGATGTCATTTCAAGAACGACACCGTTTCGTTGCTTCCCGGCGTTGGGGAAGACTTGCCTTTGGATTACGGCGAACGCTTTCCCAAACCGGATCCCAGGGATCGCAGAAGAGCCGGCGTGTTGCTCCACCCGACGTCGTTTCATGGACCTCACGGGATTGGCGATCTTGGAGATGAGGCATTTCGTTTTATTGACTGGCTCCACCAAGCTGGTTGCTCCGTTTGGCAG GTTCTTCCTCTTGTTCCTCCAGGGAGGAGGGCTAACGAAGAGGGATCCCCTTACTCTGGCCAG GATGCAAATTGTGGTAACACTCTCTTGATATCTCTTGAAGAGCTTGTTAAGGATGGCTTGTTAAAAAAGGAGGAGCTACCAAAACCAGT GGAGGCTGAACGTGTGAACTTTATAACTGTGGCTGAGATGAAGGAATCTTTAATAACGAAG GCTGCTGAGAGACTTATTCAGAGCAAAGGTGATCTTAAAAATCAGCTTGAAGATTTTCGTAGTGATCCTGATATATCAA GCTGGCTTGAAGATGCAGCTTACTTTGCTGCAATTGACAACATCCAAAATACTTTCAGTTGGTATCTGTGGCCTGAACCTTTAAAAAATCGCCATCTTACAGCCTTGGAGAACATCTACCAGAACGAAAAGAATTTT CAATTTTTATTCCAAAGGCAATGGCAGAAAGTTTGCAAGTATGCTCAGAGTAAGGGAGTTAGCATTATGGGAGATATGCCCATTTATGTTGGTTATCATAGTGCTGACGTTTGGGCCAATAGGAAACAATTTTTGCTT AACAGAAATGGTTTTCCTCTTCTAGTTAGTGGTGTTCCTCCTGATGCCTTCAGTGAAACTGGTCAGCTGTGGGACAG CCCTCTTTATAATTGGAAAGCCATGGAGAAAGATGGATTTTCATGGTGGATACGTCGCTTACGACGTGCACAGGATCTATATGATGAATTTAGGATAGACCACTTCAGAGGATTTGCTGGTTTCTGGGCTGTTCCTTCTG AGGCAAAAATTGCAATGGTTGGACGATGGAAG GCAGGACCTGGTAAATCCTTGTTTGATGCGATCTCTGGAGCAGTTGGAAAGATTAATATAATAGCTGAAGATTTG GGGGTTATAACTGAGGATGTGATTGAACTTAGGAAATCCATTGGGGCACCTGGAATGGCCGTCCTCCAGTTTG GTTTTGGAAGTGATGCTGCTAATCCTCATTTACCCCATAATCATGAGAGAAATCAAGTTGTGTACACTGGGACTCATGATAATGACACA ATCTGTGGCTGGTGGAATGTTTTGCCGGAAGAAGAGAAGTCCAAT GTGCGGAAGTATCTTTCAATTACAAATGAAGATGATATCTCATGGGAACTCATCAAAGCAGCATTATCTTCAGTGGCCCAAACCACTATAATACCCATGCAGGATATTCTTAGGCTGGggaattcttcaaggatgaacatTCCAGCAACTCAG TTTGGTAATTGGAGTTGGAGGATACCAAGTTCCACAAACTTTGATAAGTTGGAGAATGAAACCTCAGCACTGAAGGATATGCTGTCATTGTATGGAAGACTCTAA
- the LOC133803935 gene encoding 4-alpha-glucanotransferase, chloroplastic/amyloplastic isoform X1, with product MAISTSLSPSFSLLSTSKTYNSSLSSVPATSLFSRFQLRPRIPLLRCHFKNDTVSLLPGVGEDLPLDYGERFPKPDPRDRRRAGVLLHPTSFHGPHGIGDLGDEAFRFIDWLHQAGCSVWQVLPLVPPGRRANEEGSPYSGQDANCGNTLLISLEELVKDGLLKKEELPKPVEAERVNFITVAEMKESLITKAAERLIQSKGDLKNQLEDFRSDPDISSWLEDAAYFAAIDNIQNTFSWYLWPEPLKNRHLTALENIYQNEKNFIDVFIAQQFLFQRQWQKVCKYAQSKGVSIMGDMPIYVGYHSADVWANRKQFLLNRNGFPLLVSGVPPDAFSETGQLWDSPLYNWKAMEKDGFSWWIRRLRRAQDLYDEFRIDHFRGFAGFWAVPSEAKIAMVGRWKAGPGKSLFDAISGAVGKINIIAEDLGVITEDVIELRKSIGAPGMAVLQFGFGSDAANPHLPHNHERNQVVYTGTHDNDTICGWWNVLPEEEKSNVRKYLSITNEDDISWELIKAALSSVAQTTIIPMQDILRLGNSSRMNIPATQFGNWSWRIPSSTNFDKLENETSALKDMLSLYGRL from the exons atggCAATCTCAACCTCACTCTCCCCTTCTTTCTCTCTGCTTTCCACTTCCAAAACCTACAATTCATCTCTCTCCTCAGTCCCCGCTACGTCTCTATTCTCTCGTTTCCAGCTCCGACCCAGAATTCCTTTGCTCCGATGTCATTTCAAGAACGACACCGTTTCGTTGCTTCCCGGCGTTGGGGAAGACTTGCCTTTGGATTACGGCGAACGCTTTCCCAAACCGGATCCCAGGGATCGCAGAAGAGCCGGCGTGTTGCTCCACCCGACGTCGTTTCATGGACCTCACGGGATTGGCGATCTTGGAGATGAGGCATTTCGTTTTATTGACTGGCTCCACCAAGCTGGTTGCTCCGTTTGGCAG GTTCTTCCTCTTGTTCCTCCAGGGAGGAGGGCTAACGAAGAGGGATCCCCTTACTCTGGCCAG GATGCAAATTGTGGTAACACTCTCTTGATATCTCTTGAAGAGCTTGTTAAGGATGGCTTGTTAAAAAAGGAGGAGCTACCAAAACCAGT GGAGGCTGAACGTGTGAACTTTATAACTGTGGCTGAGATGAAGGAATCTTTAATAACGAAG GCTGCTGAGAGACTTATTCAGAGCAAAGGTGATCTTAAAAATCAGCTTGAAGATTTTCGTAGTGATCCTGATATATCAA GCTGGCTTGAAGATGCAGCTTACTTTGCTGCAATTGACAACATCCAAAATACTTTCAGTTGGTATCTGTGGCCTGAACCTTTAAAAAATCGCCATCTTACAGCCTTGGAGAACATCTACCAGAACGAAAAGAATTTT ATTGATGTATTCATTGCTCAGCAATTTTTATTCCAAAGGCAATGGCAGAAAGTTTGCAAGTATGCTCAGAGTAAGGGAGTTAGCATTATGGGAGATATGCCCATTTATGTTGGTTATCATAGTGCTGACGTTTGGGCCAATAGGAAACAATTTTTGCTT AACAGAAATGGTTTTCCTCTTCTAGTTAGTGGTGTTCCTCCTGATGCCTTCAGTGAAACTGGTCAGCTGTGGGACAG CCCTCTTTATAATTGGAAAGCCATGGAGAAAGATGGATTTTCATGGTGGATACGTCGCTTACGACGTGCACAGGATCTATATGATGAATTTAGGATAGACCACTTCAGAGGATTTGCTGGTTTCTGGGCTGTTCCTTCTG AGGCAAAAATTGCAATGGTTGGACGATGGAAG GCAGGACCTGGTAAATCCTTGTTTGATGCGATCTCTGGAGCAGTTGGAAAGATTAATATAATAGCTGAAGATTTG GGGGTTATAACTGAGGATGTGATTGAACTTAGGAAATCCATTGGGGCACCTGGAATGGCCGTCCTCCAGTTTG GTTTTGGAAGTGATGCTGCTAATCCTCATTTACCCCATAATCATGAGAGAAATCAAGTTGTGTACACTGGGACTCATGATAATGACACA ATCTGTGGCTGGTGGAATGTTTTGCCGGAAGAAGAGAAGTCCAAT GTGCGGAAGTATCTTTCAATTACAAATGAAGATGATATCTCATGGGAACTCATCAAAGCAGCATTATCTTCAGTGGCCCAAACCACTATAATACCCATGCAGGATATTCTTAGGCTGGggaattcttcaaggatgaacatTCCAGCAACTCAG TTTGGTAATTGGAGTTGGAGGATACCAAGTTCCACAAACTTTGATAAGTTGGAGAATGAAACCTCAGCACTGAAGGATATGCTGTCATTGTATGGAAGACTCTAA
- the LOC133803951 gene encoding uncharacterized protein LOC133803951, with protein MASLSNPGSAFYGRALTTDFHRPNVNCFKLLPHPWRLSLRASYSAVPSVDLKTLESAIAKKDSTSVKEALDQLSELGWAQKWSSQPYVSRRTTSLRELTSLGIKNAENLAIPSVRNDAAFLFTVVGTTGFLGIIAGQLPGDWGFFVPYLIGSISLIVLAVGSISPGLLQAAINGFSTFFPDYQERIARHEAAHFLVGYLLGLPILGYSLDIGKEHVNLIDERLEKLIYSGQLDAKELDRLAVVAMAGLAAEGLKYDKVIGQSADLFTLQRFINRSKPQISKDQQQNLTRWAVLFAATLLKNNKDLHEALISKMTQKATILECIEAIEKAS; from the exons ATGGCTTCTCTATCAAACCCGGGCTCTGCTTTCTATGGCCGTGCTCTTACCACCGACTTTCATCGCCCAAACGTCAACTGTTTTAAGCTCCTTCCGCATCCATGGCGTCTCAGTCTCAGAGCTTCGTACTCCGCCGTCCCAAGCGTCGACCTCAAGACTCTCGAATCTGCCATTGCAAAG AAAGATAGCACAAGTGTTAAAGAGGCACTTGATCAGCTGAGTGAACTTGGATGGGCGCAAAAATGGAGTTCTCAGCCATATGTCTCACGTCGTACG ACATCTCTCAGGGAGCTGACCTCTCTAGGAATTAAAAACGCAGAAAACCTTGCAATCCCCAGCGTTAGAAATGAT GCGGCTTTTCTTTTCACAGTGGTGGGGACAACTGGATTCTTAGGTATTATTGCTGGCCAACTTCCTGGG GATTGGGGCTTCTTTGTGCCATACTTGATTGGGAGTATCTCTTTAATAGTTTTGGCTGTGGGTAGCATTTCCCCTGG GCTTCTTCAAGCTGCCATCAATGGCTTCTCAACCTTCTTTCCTGATTATCAAGAGAGGATTGCTAGACATGAAGCAGCTCATTTTTTAG TTGGTTATTTGCTGGGCCTACCAATTCTGGGGTATTCTCTAGACATCGGGAAAGAACATGTCAATCTCATTGATGAAAGGCTTGAAAAGCTTATATACAGTGGGCAGCTAGATGCTAAGGAACTTGACAG GTTGGCAGTGGTGGCAATGGCTGGACTCGCAGCAGAGGGGCTTAAATATGATAAAGTGATTGGACAATCTGCTGATCTTTTCACTCTTCAG AGATTTATCAACAGAAGCAAACCACAAATAAGCAAAGACCAGCAACAGAATCTTACTAGATGGGCT GTTTTGTTTGCTGCAAcccttttaaaaaataacaaggATTTGCATGAGGCCCTTATATCCAAAATGACACAGAAGGCCACTATATTGGAGTGTATTGAAGCGATTGAGAAGGCTTCTTAA